One Glycocaulis abyssi DNA window includes the following coding sequences:
- a CDS encoding tryptophan halogenase family protein, producing the protein MSTPGRQISKVVIVGGGTAGWMAAAALSHGLKGTGTAIELVESEAIGTVGVGESTLPHIRHFNQTLGIDEAGFLRDTKATIKLGIEFRNWARKGDAYIHPFGDYGHPDDPVSFHHHWQRLGGEAAMGPIDDYSLPIQMARRERFARPTTDMGSLLSTFSYAYQFDAALYARFLRGFSEARGVKRTEGRVVDVALDGETGFVTSITLEDSTRIESDLFIDCSGFRGLIIEQALKAGYEDWSHWLPCDRAIAMPSASTHELPPFTRATAQEAGWCWRIPLQHRVGNGHVYSSAFMDDARAEDILMNALENEALAEPNRLRFLTGKRRQQWSKNCVAIGLASGFLEPLESTSIHLIQVALGYLLDFFPTGAWDPADAEEFNQSMSMEYERVRDFLILHYHATERDDTPFWDYCRAMDIPDSLKWKMELFRERGVPTAYEYGVFLPPSWIAVYIGQRILPRRFDPLAEAIPEDAARARFARMKTEIAALADTLPHHGVAIGMTRPPASAAG; encoded by the coding sequence ATGAGCACGCCGGGGAGGCAGATTTCAAAGGTCGTCATTGTCGGCGGCGGCACCGCCGGCTGGATGGCGGCCGCTGCGCTCTCGCACGGCCTGAAAGGCACCGGCACGGCCATCGAACTGGTCGAATCAGAGGCGATAGGCACCGTCGGAGTCGGCGAATCCACCCTGCCTCATATCCGCCATTTCAACCAGACGCTGGGAATTGATGAGGCGGGATTCCTGAGAGACACCAAGGCCACGATCAAGCTGGGGATCGAATTCCGCAACTGGGCGCGCAAGGGCGATGCCTATATTCACCCCTTCGGTGATTACGGACATCCCGATGACCCGGTCAGCTTTCACCATCACTGGCAGAGGCTGGGCGGGGAAGCGGCCATGGGGCCGATCGACGATTACTCCCTGCCCATCCAGATGGCGCGGCGCGAGCGCTTTGCACGCCCAACGACGGATATGGGCTCGCTCCTGTCCACCTTCTCCTATGCTTACCAGTTCGACGCGGCGCTTTATGCGCGCTTCCTGCGCGGTTTCTCTGAAGCGCGCGGGGTGAAGCGCACCGAAGGGCGTGTTGTCGATGTGGCGCTGGACGGGGAGACGGGATTTGTCACGTCGATCACGCTGGAGGACAGCACCAGGATTGAGAGTGATCTCTTTATCGATTGTTCCGGCTTCCGGGGTCTCATCATCGAGCAGGCGCTAAAAGCCGGATATGAGGACTGGTCGCACTGGCTGCCGTGTGACCGCGCCATTGCCATGCCGAGTGCGTCCACGCACGAGCTGCCGCCCTTCACCCGCGCCACCGCGCAGGAGGCGGGCTGGTGCTGGCGCATCCCGCTTCAGCACCGCGTCGGTAACGGCCATGTCTACTCCAGCGCCTTCATGGACGATGCGCGCGCCGAAGACATCCTGATGAACGCGCTGGAAAACGAGGCGCTGGCTGAACCCAACCGGTTGCGTTTCCTGACTGGCAAACGCCGCCAGCAATGGAGCAAGAACTGCGTCGCGATAGGTCTCGCCAGTGGCTTCCTGGAACCGCTGGAATCGACCTCCATCCACCTTATCCAGGTGGCGCTTGGGTATCTGCTGGACTTCTTCCCCACCGGCGCGTGGGATCCGGCTGACGCCGAGGAATTCAACCAATCCATGAGCATGGAGTACGAGCGGGTGCGCGACTTCCTGATCCTGCACTATCACGCGACCGAGCGGGACGACACGCCCTTCTGGGACTATTGCCGGGCCATGGACATTCCGGACTCCCTCAAATGGAAGATGGAGCTGTTCCGCGAGCGCGGCGTGCCCACCGCTTATGAATACGGCGTTTTCCTGCCGCCAAGCTGGATCGCGGTCTATATTGGCCAGCGCATCCTGCCCAGGCGCTTCGATCCGCTGGCAGAAGCCATACCTGAAGACGCCGCGCGCGCGCGCTTTGCCCGCATGAAGACCGAGATCGCGGCGCTCGCGGATACCCTGCCCCATCACGGCGTGGCCATCGGCATGACCCGCCCGCCAGCCAGCGCAGCAGGCTGA